In Arthrobacter citreus, a genomic segment contains:
- a CDS encoding protein kinase domain-containing protein, with protein sequence MRPTSGITLGGRFQLTDRIAIGGMGEVWKARDLVLGRIVAIKILKEEYTGDPGFLNRFRAEARHTALLNHEGIANVFDYGEEEGSAYLVMELVPGLPLSSIIERDKSLTPDRTLSIIGQTATALAAAHKQGLVHRDVKPGNLLILPDGRVKITDFGIARLADQVPLTATGQVMGTAQYLAPEQATGQQATGSSDIYALGVIGYELLAGTRPFSGESQIAIALAQVNDTPPPLPESIPVPVRALIMSMLAKDPADRPADAEALARAVAAIRRGDIAAAEAAVPGMLLFGGGATAVNDAVTAPVPTTGTSATRVVNTAPSTSALPTVAGAAVGAESPATGELAASREWTDEDVDDADGGVVGNGGDGGDDAPDKRRRPWIIPLVVVLALLAAAAVVWALVSGNSSDNPEPKPSATTTQPSPSPSRTSQSPSPTPSEDADEITINAASFEGRSYNDVEAELINLGLAVNGVGASSSDVPEGTVMDVNPVGTLQRGTLVTVTYSTGPEPTQSPSMTTVPSGITGQNASAAEQRIKDAGLVPVNGGTQASSQPQGTVVAVNPSEGAPLPEGSTVTYFTSEGPAAVEPAPAPTSAPEPTPTVTSESSVPAAPNGTNPTAG encoded by the coding sequence GTGAGGCCTACATCAGGAATCACCTTAGGCGGCAGATTCCAGCTCACTGACCGTATCGCCATCGGCGGTATGGGTGAAGTGTGGAAGGCACGGGACCTCGTCCTGGGCCGCATTGTTGCCATCAAGATCCTCAAGGAGGAGTACACCGGGGATCCGGGCTTCCTGAACCGGTTCCGGGCCGAAGCGCGCCACACCGCGCTGCTGAACCACGAGGGCATCGCCAACGTCTTCGATTACGGCGAGGAAGAGGGCTCCGCCTACCTCGTGATGGAGCTCGTTCCGGGCCTGCCCCTGTCCTCCATCATTGAGCGCGACAAGAGCCTCACTCCGGACCGCACCCTTTCCATCATCGGCCAGACCGCCACCGCGCTGGCCGCGGCGCATAAGCAGGGACTCGTCCACCGCGACGTGAAGCCCGGCAATCTCCTGATCCTGCCTGACGGCCGGGTCAAAATCACCGACTTCGGCATCGCCCGCCTGGCCGACCAGGTGCCTCTGACCGCCACCGGCCAGGTGATGGGAACAGCGCAGTACCTGGCTCCGGAACAGGCCACCGGCCAGCAGGCCACCGGTTCCAGCGACATTTATGCCCTCGGCGTCATTGGCTATGAGCTCCTGGCCGGCACCCGCCCCTTCTCCGGCGAGTCACAGATTGCCATTGCCCTGGCCCAGGTCAACGACACACCGCCGCCGCTGCCTGAGAGCATTCCGGTGCCGGTCCGCGCCCTGATCATGTCCATGCTGGCCAAAGATCCGGCCGACCGCCCGGCTGACGCCGAAGCACTGGCCCGGGCCGTTGCCGCCATCCGGCGTGGCGACATTGCCGCTGCCGAGGCCGCCGTGCCCGGCATGCTGCTCTTCGGCGGCGGCGCCACTGCCGTGAACGACGCCGTCACCGCACCGGTGCCCACCACCGGAACCTCAGCCACCCGTGTGGTCAACACCGCGCCGTCCACCTCGGCGCTTCCCACTGTTGCAGGGGCGGCAGTGGGAGCGGAGTCCCCGGCAACCGGTGAACTGGCCGCGTCACGGGAATGGACCGATGAGGACGTTGACGACGCCGACGGCGGCGTTGTCGGAAACGGCGGGGATGGCGGGGACGACGCCCCCGACAAGCGTCGCCGCCCGTGGATCATTCCCCTTGTGGTCGTGCTGGCACTGCTAGCCGCCGCCGCTGTTGTCTGGGCCCTGGTGTCCGGGAACAGCAGTGATAACCCCGAGCCCAAGCCCTCGGCCACCACCACTCAGCCGAGCCCGAGCCCCAGCCGCACCAGCCAGTCTCCCTCCCCGACGCCGTCGGAGGATGCAGACGAGATCACCATCAACGCCGCCAGCTTTGAAGGCCGCAGTTACAACGATGTGGAAGCCGAACTGATCAACCTCGGCCTCGCCGTCAACGGTGTGGGCGCATCGTCCTCGGACGTCCCCGAGGGCACCGTGATGGATGTCAACCCGGTGGGGACACTCCAGCGCGGAACCCTGGTCACGGTCACCTATTCGACCGGCCCGGAGCCGACGCAGTCCCCCTCCATGACCACGGTTCCCTCCGGCATCACGGGCCAGAACGCATCCGCCGCGGAACAGCGGATCAAGGATGCGGGCCTGGTGCCGGTCAACGGCGGCACACAGGCCTCCAGCCAGCCTCAGGGCACCGTGGTGGCCGTCAACCCGTCCGAGGGCGCACCCCTTCCCGAGGGCTCGACGGTGACGTACTTTACGTCCGAGGGACCGGCAGCTGTTGAACCGGCCCCCGCCCCCACCAGCGCTCCGGAGCCAACGCCCACAGTGACTTCGGAGTCCTCTGTTCCCGCGGCGCCCAACGGCACGAATCCAACGGCCGGGTAA
- the pknB gene encoding Stk1 family PASTA domain-containing Ser/Thr kinase, with amino-acid sequence MSAEFLKGHPTLNTERVLNGRYEIGELIGRGGMADVYLGRDIRLGRSVAIKVLRPDLARDPLFQSRFRREAQAVAGLNHPAIVSVYDTGDQESPGSSPEDVRLPFIVMEYVPGRTLRDLVKAGEITTDKAVEYILGVLSALEYSHRSGIVHRDIKPANVMVTADGGVKVMDFGIARAMADSAATMTQTQAVIGTAQYLSPEQARGETVDARSDLYSAACLLFEMLAGRPPFIGDSPVSVAYQHVREAPPKASSFNAEIPAALDAVLERGLAKDRADRYQDAHAFRDALLAVRSGVPAADPAPATDATEALTVSAPARPAVDVSPIEDEPRTRAMARVRSGGPLTTSAHEEEDDDDGELTIGATGDRDPEQKARRRAWITTLFIVLILLLGAGSVLAYNLMNPKEVAPVTATMPNVESKSQTDALNIIMDAGFGPPTIEPEYSDTVASGLAIRTDPAGGSVVPLEENVILYLSQGPSSVTVPGNLAGMTEPEARDELRRAGLQGGTTAEANSATVPAGRVLSSSPAPGAAVPVSSTVNLVLSTGNVTVPDLVGSTMEDARAILSSEMVGLGITVNEVENSTVAPGLVIEQSVPAGMDVEQGSTISVTVAKAPVEPTEEPEPSPSASPEPSETAKGKKKDD; translated from the coding sequence ATGAGCGCAGAATTCCTCAAAGGACACCCCACCTTGAACACCGAACGGGTGTTGAACGGCCGCTACGAGATCGGTGAGCTCATTGGCCGCGGCGGCATGGCCGACGTGTACCTTGGCCGTGACATTCGGCTGGGCCGTTCCGTGGCCATTAAGGTGCTGCGCCCCGATCTTGCCCGCGATCCGCTGTTCCAATCACGGTTTCGCCGGGAGGCGCAGGCGGTGGCAGGCCTGAACCATCCGGCGATTGTGTCCGTCTACGACACCGGCGACCAGGAGTCCCCGGGGTCTTCGCCGGAAGATGTCCGGCTGCCGTTCATCGTGATGGAATATGTCCCCGGCCGCACCCTCCGGGACTTGGTCAAAGCAGGAGAAATCACCACGGACAAAGCCGTGGAATACATCCTTGGAGTCCTTTCGGCGCTGGAATACAGCCACCGGTCCGGAATTGTGCACCGCGACATCAAGCCCGCCAACGTCATGGTGACCGCCGACGGCGGCGTCAAGGTCATGGACTTCGGCATTGCCCGGGCCATGGCCGATTCGGCCGCCACCATGACCCAGACCCAGGCTGTCATTGGAACGGCGCAGTATCTCTCGCCGGAGCAGGCCCGCGGTGAAACCGTTGATGCCAGGAGCGACCTCTATTCGGCAGCCTGCCTGCTGTTCGAAATGCTGGCAGGACGGCCTCCGTTTATTGGCGACAGCCCTGTATCGGTGGCCTACCAGCATGTCCGGGAGGCACCGCCGAAGGCCAGCAGCTTCAATGCGGAGATTCCAGCCGCACTGGATGCCGTGCTCGAGCGGGGGCTGGCGAAGGACCGCGCCGATCGTTACCAGGATGCCCATGCTTTCCGTGACGCCCTGTTGGCGGTCCGCAGCGGGGTGCCCGCAGCTGACCCGGCCCCTGCCACCGACGCCACGGAGGCCCTGACCGTTTCAGCCCCGGCCCGCCCGGCAGTCGACGTCAGCCCCATTGAAGACGAGCCGCGCACCCGGGCCATGGCGCGGGTGCGCTCCGGCGGTCCACTGACCACATCCGCCCACGAAGAAGAAGATGACGACGACGGCGAGCTGACCATCGGAGCCACCGGTGACCGGGATCCGGAGCAGAAGGCGCGGCGGCGGGCCTGGATCACCACCCTGTTCATTGTCCTGATACTCCTGCTGGGTGCCGGATCCGTGCTGGCCTATAACCTGATGAATCCCAAGGAAGTCGCTCCGGTGACCGCCACGATGCCCAACGTGGAATCCAAAAGCCAGACAGATGCGCTGAATATCATCATGGATGCCGGATTCGGACCGCCAACCATCGAACCCGAGTACAGCGACACCGTAGCCAGCGGCCTTGCCATCCGCACTGACCCCGCGGGTGGATCGGTGGTTCCGCTGGAGGAGAACGTCATCCTCTACCTGTCACAGGGACCGTCGAGCGTCACCGTGCCTGGAAACCTTGCCGGCATGACCGAACCGGAGGCCCGCGACGAACTGCGCAGGGCGGGGCTGCAGGGAGGAACCACGGCCGAGGCGAACAGTGCCACGGTTCCGGCCGGGCGGGTCCTTTCCAGCAGCCCGGCGCCCGGAGCGGCTGTTCCGGTCAGTTCCACGGTTAACCTTGTGCTGTCCACCGGCAATGTCACCGTTCCGGATCTGGTGGGCAGCACTATGGAGGATGCCCGGGCAATCCTTTCCAGTGAGATGGTCGGGCTGGGGATCACTGTGAACGAGGTCGAGAATTCCACGGTTGCTCCGGGGCTGGTCATCGAGCAGAGTGTCCCCGCGGGCATGGATGTGGAACAGGGTTCCACGATATCCGTGACCGTGGCCAAGGCCCCGGTGGAACCCACGGAGGAACCCGAGCCCAGCCCGAGTGCGTCTCCGGAGCCGTCCGAAACGGCGAAGGGCAAGAAGAAGGACGACTAG
- a CDS encoding aminodeoxychorismate/anthranilate synthase component II yields the protein MSIRILVVDNYDSFVYTLVGYLQQLGAETTVVRNDDVTLAEAVELAAARDGVLVSPGPGAPAEAGVCVDLIRWCGENNKAMLGICLGHQALAEAYGGTVTHAPELMHGKTSLVRHEGTDVFAGLPSPVTATRYHSLAAVADTIPKELQVTARTDSGIIMGLRHSTAPLSGVQFHPESVLTEGGYQMLGNWLEGLGLTGAAAHAATLSPLMSTAAGTLPR from the coding sequence ATGAGCATTCGAATCCTGGTCGTCGACAACTACGACAGCTTTGTCTACACGCTGGTGGGATACCTGCAGCAGCTCGGTGCCGAGACCACCGTGGTGCGCAACGACGACGTCACGCTCGCCGAAGCGGTTGAATTAGCCGCCGCACGCGACGGTGTGCTGGTATCTCCGGGCCCGGGGGCTCCGGCCGAGGCGGGAGTGTGTGTTGACCTGATCCGCTGGTGCGGAGAAAACAACAAGGCCATGCTGGGGATCTGCTTGGGCCACCAGGCCCTGGCGGAGGCCTACGGCGGCACAGTGACGCATGCCCCCGAGCTTATGCACGGCAAAACGTCGCTGGTCCGGCACGAAGGCACCGATGTGTTTGCTGGCCTGCCCAGCCCGGTCACCGCCACCCGCTACCACTCACTCGCTGCAGTGGCTGACACCATTCCGAAGGAACTGCAGGTCACCGCGCGAACCGACAGCGGAATCATCATGGGACTGCGCCACTCCACGGCTCCCCTGTCCGGGGTGCAGTTCCATCCGGAATCGGTGCTTACCGAAGGCGGCTACCAGATGCTGGGCAACTGGCTGGAAGGCTTGGGCCTGACCGGCGCGGCAGCCCACGCCGCCACGCTCAGTCCGCTCATGTCGACCGCAGCAGGCACACTGCCGCGCTAG
- a CDS encoding class E sortase codes for MATSSRAAHSRRGSAPPGSGRRRRSAGQLIIQVIGELLITLGLLLVLYVVWELWWTNIDANNKQEQAVGNLFQEFDAPVAPAPETAAEPDYGDPVVMPPIAEEGRTFGVVYIPRFGESYSRPVTSGVGTAVLDSLGLGHYPSTAMPGEVGNFALAGHRQTHGQVLDAIHTLVPGDKVYVQTKDGYYSYVYRNNQIVLPDRVDVIAPVPTQPAAIPTERFLTLTSCNPRFGAEERIIAYAVMDSWQPLSAGPPAEIAAQVAQNAEGAK; via the coding sequence ATGGCTACCTCCAGCAGGGCAGCACACTCGCGCAGGGGATCCGCGCCGCCCGGCTCCGGCCGCCGCCGGCGAAGTGCCGGCCAGCTGATCATCCAGGTGATCGGCGAGCTCCTGATCACCCTTGGGCTGCTGCTGGTGCTGTATGTGGTGTGGGAGTTGTGGTGGACCAACATTGACGCCAACAACAAGCAGGAGCAGGCCGTGGGAAACCTGTTCCAGGAATTCGACGCGCCCGTTGCACCGGCGCCGGAAACCGCTGCGGAGCCCGACTACGGCGACCCCGTTGTCATGCCGCCCATCGCCGAAGAAGGCCGTACGTTTGGCGTGGTGTACATTCCCCGGTTCGGGGAGTCCTATTCCCGCCCCGTCACCAGCGGCGTGGGAACAGCCGTACTGGATTCCCTCGGCCTGGGTCATTACCCCTCCACGGCCATGCCCGGCGAGGTCGGCAATTTTGCTTTGGCAGGTCACCGTCAGACACACGGGCAGGTCCTGGATGCCATCCACACCCTCGTGCCCGGGGACAAGGTCTATGTGCAGACCAAAGACGGCTACTACAGCTACGTGTACCGGAACAACCAGATTGTGCTGCCGGACCGGGTGGACGTCATTGCTCCGGTTCCCACCCAGCCGGCAGCCATACCCACCGAGCGCTTTTTGACGTTGACCAGCTGCAACCCCCGGTTCGGCGCTGAAGAGCGGATCATCGCCTACGCGGTCATGGACTCCTGGCAGCCGCTGTCAGCGGGACCGCCTGCCGAGATTGCCGCTCAAGTAGCCCAAAATGCGGAAGGGGCAAAGTAA
- a CDS encoding cell division protein CrgA, whose protein sequence is MPESKSRKKPAATSPAAAKTPSAPKPNPVWYKPVMFGLMIIGLLWIIVFYISESRFPIPALGAGNILAGFGIAIVGFLMTTRWR, encoded by the coding sequence GTGCCCGAGTCGAAGTCCCGCAAGAAGCCCGCAGCAACCTCACCGGCTGCCGCAAAGACCCCCTCTGCGCCCAAGCCCAATCCGGTGTGGTACAAACCGGTGATGTTCGGCCTGATGATCATTGGCCTGCTGTGGATCATTGTCTTTTATATTTCGGAATCCCGCTTTCCGATTCCGGCGCTCGGTGCCGGTAATATCCTGGCCGGCTTCGGGATCGCCATTGTCGGGTTCCTCATGACCACCCGCTGGCGCTGA
- a CDS encoding rhomboid family intramembrane serine protease, whose amino-acid sequence MQGKPVVTITLMVICAVFFVIQYLNPAFTRELLYAPLYTGVEPWRMLSAAFLHSPGSILHILFNLYALWFLGQGLEPQLGRLRFALLYLVSALGGSVGVLALSPINQAVVGASGAIFGLFGALLVVLLQRRASVRSVLILLAANFALGFFIPNIAWQAHLGGLLTGAACAAVLVYAPKGNKRALVQFGGLAVIVVVLCVLTAVLAGAKGLLLL is encoded by the coding sequence GTGCAGGGTAAGCCCGTGGTCACCATCACGCTGATGGTCATCTGCGCGGTGTTTTTTGTGATTCAGTACCTGAACCCCGCCTTCACTCGCGAACTGCTGTATGCCCCGCTCTACACTGGGGTTGAACCATGGCGGATGCTGTCCGCTGCCTTCCTGCATTCGCCCGGTTCGATCCTGCACATTCTCTTCAATCTCTATGCGCTCTGGTTCCTGGGGCAGGGACTTGAACCCCAACTGGGCCGGCTCCGGTTTGCCCTGCTGTACTTGGTATCGGCACTGGGCGGCTCCGTGGGTGTACTGGCCCTCAGCCCGATCAACCAGGCCGTCGTGGGAGCCTCCGGAGCGATCTTCGGCCTGTTCGGCGCCCTCCTGGTGGTCCTGCTGCAGCGCCGCGCCAGTGTCCGGTCAGTGCTGATCCTGCTCGCGGCCAACTTCGCCCTGGGATTCTTTATCCCCAACATTGCCTGGCAGGCCCATCTGGGCGGCCTGTTGACCGGCGCCGCCTGCGCGGCGGTCCTCGTGTACGCACCCAAGGGCAATAAACGGGCCCTGGTCCAGTTTGGCGGCCTGGCCGTCATCGTCGTTGTCCTGTGCGTCCTCACCGCGGTGCTGGCAGGAGCAAAGGGGCTGCTGCTCCTGTAA
- a CDS encoding peptidylprolyl isomerase — MTAIPTAIATIHTSLGDIKVNLFGNHAPKTVKNFVGLATGEIEWTDPATGEKTSRPLYDGTIFHRIIKDFMIQGGDPLGRGTGGPGYQFDDEINPDLDFSTPYKLAMANAGIQMGRGTNGSQFFITSVPTTWLQGKHTIFGEVADDESRALVDQLNAVATDMRDKPAEDVVINSITVEQL, encoded by the coding sequence ATGACTGCTATTCCTACCGCAATTGCAACCATCCACACTTCCCTTGGCGACATCAAGGTCAACCTCTTCGGCAACCACGCGCCCAAGACGGTTAAGAACTTTGTTGGCCTGGCCACCGGCGAGATCGAGTGGACCGACCCGGCAACAGGAGAGAAGACCAGCCGCCCGCTGTACGACGGCACCATCTTCCACCGCATCATCAAGGACTTCATGATCCAGGGCGGCGATCCCCTGGGCCGCGGCACCGGCGGACCGGGCTACCAGTTCGACGACGAGATCAACCCCGATCTGGACTTCTCCACCCCGTACAAGCTGGCCATGGCCAACGCCGGAATCCAGATGGGCCGCGGAACCAACGGATCGCAGTTCTTCATCACCTCCGTTCCCACCACCTGGCTCCAGGGCAAGCACACCATCTTCGGCGAGGTAGCCGACGATGAGTCGCGCGCCTTGGTTGACCAGCTCAACGCCGTCGCCACCGACATGCGCGACAAGCCGGCCGAAGACGTGGTCATCAACAGCATCACCGTCGAGCAGCTCTAG
- a CDS encoding DMT family transporter, with the protein MIVFLAVVGVLGVSASGPIMAATAAPALAIAFWRNAIGAVVMGAPAALRRPGTFTRLTRSETKWTALASVALALHFACFITSLQLTSVAAATALVCLQAGWIALFNLFRGIAVAPRVLAGLGASLIGVVIITGFDLALSREALIGDLLAVAGGALAGLYTIAGGKARATMSTGTYTSLCYGLCSVLLLVMCLAFGQPLVGFEPAAWAGILAVTVVAQLLGHSVFNHLLAVISPLVVSMIILLEIPGAAILAAVFLNEQLPAGTYAGLGLILAGLAVVVTGQGRRNRSQALPPAPPALGGGPGN; encoded by the coding sequence GTGATTGTTTTCCTCGCCGTGGTCGGCGTCCTCGGAGTTTCGGCCTCCGGTCCCATCATGGCCGCAACGGCCGCCCCCGCCCTCGCCATTGCGTTCTGGCGCAATGCCATTGGTGCCGTGGTCATGGGCGCACCGGCAGCGCTGCGGCGGCCCGGGACCTTTACCCGGCTGACCAGGTCAGAGACCAAATGGACGGCTCTGGCATCGGTGGCCCTCGCCCTGCACTTTGCCTGCTTCATTACGTCCCTGCAGCTCACCTCGGTGGCTGCGGCCACGGCGCTGGTGTGCCTCCAGGCGGGCTGGATCGCGCTTTTCAACCTGTTTCGGGGCATTGCCGTAGCCCCGCGGGTGCTGGCCGGGCTGGGTGCCTCCCTGATCGGCGTCGTCATCATTACGGGCTTTGACCTTGCCCTGTCCCGGGAGGCACTTATCGGGGACCTGCTCGCCGTGGCCGGAGGGGCGCTGGCCGGGCTCTACACCATTGCCGGAGGCAAGGCCCGGGCCACGATGAGCACGGGGACCTACACGTCCCTCTGCTACGGCCTGTGCTCGGTCCTGCTGCTGGTGATGTGCCTGGCGTTCGGCCAGCCGCTGGTGGGGTTTGAACCGGCGGCATGGGCCGGAATCTTGGCTGTCACCGTGGTGGCCCAGCTCCTGGGACACAGCGTGTTCAACCACCTGCTGGCCGTCATCTCACCGCTGGTGGTCTCCATGATCATCCTGCTGGAGATTCCGGGAGCCGCGATTCTTGCCGCCGTCTTCCTCAACGAACAGCTGCCGGCGGGAACGTACGCCGGGCTGGGCCTTATCCTTGCCGGCCTGGCCGTAGTCGTGACGGGACAGGGACGGCGCAACCGGTCCCAGGCGTTGCCTCCGGCGCCGCCCGCCCTGGGCGGCGGCCCGGGAAACTAA
- a CDS encoding DLW-39 family protein, protein MKKLLAVAAAAVAGILAVKKWQETAAEKSIWKSATDKVD, encoded by the coding sequence GTGAAGAAGTTGCTGGCAGTAGCTGCAGCGGCAGTCGCGGGAATCCTTGCGGTAAAAAAATGGCAGGAAACTGCCGCGGAGAAATCCATTTGGAAGTCGGCCACCGACAAGGTTGATTGA
- a CDS encoding DUF3566 domain-containing protein, whose protein sequence is MSSTNSNPRSTSGAGPRVKTPARPAQRPGGGQSAPANRQPLVKPAPKAKARKARLLVSKIDPWSVLKMAFLLSVALGVVTVVAAIVLWTVLDLTGIFDRVNTLLGDIAGTESGGFDLREFASLGQVVSFATIIAVVNVLLLTALSMLASVLYNIASTLVGGIGVTLTDD, encoded by the coding sequence GTGAGCTCGACCAACTCAAATCCCAGGTCGACGTCGGGCGCGGGCCCTCGGGTAAAGACACCCGCGCGCCCGGCCCAGCGCCCCGGGGGTGGTCAGAGCGCACCGGCCAACCGGCAGCCGCTCGTCAAGCCGGCACCAAAGGCCAAGGCCCGCAAGGCCCGCCTGCTCGTCAGCAAGATTGATCCCTGGTCCGTGCTGAAGATGGCGTTCCTGCTCTCCGTCGCCCTCGGCGTGGTCACCGTGGTGGCGGCCATCGTCCTGTGGACAGTGCTGGACCTGACGGGGATCTTCGACCGGGTTAACACGCTGCTCGGCGATATCGCCGGGACCGAGTCCGGCGGCTTTGACCTGCGGGAGTTCGCTTCCCTGGGTCAGGTGGTGTCCTTCGCGACCATCATCGCCGTCGTCAACGTGCTCCTGCTGACGGCGCTGTCGATGCTCGCCTCGGTGCTGTACAACATTGCCTCCACCCTGGTGGGCGGCATCGGCGTCACCCTGACGGACGACTAG